The following coding sequences lie in one Saccopteryx bilineata isolate mSacBil1 chromosome 5, mSacBil1_pri_phased_curated, whole genome shotgun sequence genomic window:
- the DUSP28 gene encoding dual specificity phosphatase 28 isoform X1, giving the protein MLLQPGGPPKAFGPGPAVRRPKNRAPGAGVMESGRAGRLGGTEAAPPPFAHVAPSLFLGNARAAAAPELLARARVTLCVNVSRQQPGPRAPGVAELRVPVFDDPAEDLLAHLEPTCAAMEAAVRAGGACLVYCKNGRSRSAAVCTAYLMRHRGLTLAQAFQTVKSARPVAEPNPGFWSQLQKYEEALQSSFSNSMEPCLTSCRHLRTEDAPATCASERVHASSSSRAPHLDRPWPKDSAGKFITVNAS; this is encoded by the exons ATGTTGCTCCAACCAGGCGGCCCTCCGAAGGCTTTCGGACCTGGCCCGGCTGTCAGACGGCCCAAAAATAGAGCCCCCGGCGCCGGGGTCATGGAGTCAGGACGAGCCGGACGCCTCGGGGGCACCGAGGCCGCTCCGCCGCCGTTCGCGCACGTCGCCCCCTCGCTCTTCCTCGGGAACGCGCGCGCCGCGGCCGCCCCGGAGCTGCTGGCGCGCGCGCGCGTCACCCTGTGCGTCAACGTCTCGCGCCAGCAGCCCGGCCCGCGCGCGCCCGGCGTGGCTGAGCTGCGCGTGCCCGTGTTCGACGACCCGGCCGAGGACTTGCTGGCGCACCTGGAGCCCACCTGCGCTGCCATGGAGGCCGCGGTGCGCGCCGGCGGTGCCTGCCTGGTCTACTGCAAGAACGGCCGCAGCCGCTCGGCCGCTGTCTGCACGGCCTATCTCATGCGGCACCGGGGACTCACCCTGGCGCAGGCCTTCCAG ACCGTGAAGAGCGCCCGGCCCGTGGCCGAGCCCAACCCTGGCTTCTGGTCTCAGCTCCAGAAGTACGAGGAGGCCCTGCAGTCCAG TTTCAGCAACAGCATGGAGCCCTGCCTGACTTCCTGTCGCCACCTTCGCACTGAGGATGCACCAGCCACCTGTGCATCTGAGCGTGTGCATGCCTCTTCTAGTTCACGGGCACCTCACCTGGACCGCCCATGGCCTAAAGACAGTGCTGGAAAGTTCATCACCGTGAACGCTTCTTAA
- the DUSP28 gene encoding dual specificity phosphatase 28 isoform X2 yields the protein MLLQPGGPPKAFGPGPAVRRPKNRAPGAGVMESGRAGRLGGTEAAPPPFAHVAPSLFLGNARAAAAPELLARARVTLCVNVSRQQPGPRAPGVAELRVPVFDDPAEDLLAHLEPTCAAMEAAVRAGGACLVYCKNGRSRSAAVCTAYLMRHRGLTLAQAFQTVKSARPVAEPNPGFWSQLQKYEEALQSRTQHMIQPTGGPWFPDL from the exons ATGTTGCTCCAACCAGGCGGCCCTCCGAAGGCTTTCGGACCTGGCCCGGCTGTCAGACGGCCCAAAAATAGAGCCCCCGGCGCCGGGGTCATGGAGTCAGGACGAGCCGGACGCCTCGGGGGCACCGAGGCCGCTCCGCCGCCGTTCGCGCACGTCGCCCCCTCGCTCTTCCTCGGGAACGCGCGCGCCGCGGCCGCCCCGGAGCTGCTGGCGCGCGCGCGCGTCACCCTGTGCGTCAACGTCTCGCGCCAGCAGCCCGGCCCGCGCGCGCCCGGCGTGGCTGAGCTGCGCGTGCCCGTGTTCGACGACCCGGCCGAGGACTTGCTGGCGCACCTGGAGCCCACCTGCGCTGCCATGGAGGCCGCGGTGCGCGCCGGCGGTGCCTGCCTGGTCTACTGCAAGAACGGCCGCAGCCGCTCGGCCGCTGTCTGCACGGCCTATCTCATGCGGCACCGGGGACTCACCCTGGCGCAGGCCTTCCAG ACCGTGAAGAGCGCCCGGCCCGTGGCCGAGCCCAACCCTGGCTTCTGGTCTCAGCTCCAGAAGTACGAGGAGGCCCTGCAGTCCAG AACCCAACACATGATCCAACCCACGGGGGGCCCATGGTTTCCAGATTTGTAG
- the DUSP28 gene encoding dual specificity phosphatase 28 isoform X3, with translation MLLQPGGPPKAFGPGPAVRRPKNRAPGAGVMESGRAGRLGGTEAAPPPFAHVAPSLFLGNARAAAAPELLARARVTLCVNVSRQQPGPRAPGVAELRVPVFDDPAEDLLAHLEPTCAAMEAAVRAGGACLVYCKNGRSRSAAVCTAYLMRHRGLTLAQAFQTVKSARPVAEPNPGFWSQLQKYEEALQSRSGLPRDPSGQ, from the exons ATGTTGCTCCAACCAGGCGGCCCTCCGAAGGCTTTCGGACCTGGCCCGGCTGTCAGACGGCCCAAAAATAGAGCCCCCGGCGCCGGGGTCATGGAGTCAGGACGAGCCGGACGCCTCGGGGGCACCGAGGCCGCTCCGCCGCCGTTCGCGCACGTCGCCCCCTCGCTCTTCCTCGGGAACGCGCGCGCCGCGGCCGCCCCGGAGCTGCTGGCGCGCGCGCGCGTCACCCTGTGCGTCAACGTCTCGCGCCAGCAGCCCGGCCCGCGCGCGCCCGGCGTGGCTGAGCTGCGCGTGCCCGTGTTCGACGACCCGGCCGAGGACTTGCTGGCGCACCTGGAGCCCACCTGCGCTGCCATGGAGGCCGCGGTGCGCGCCGGCGGTGCCTGCCTGGTCTACTGCAAGAACGGCCGCAGCCGCTCGGCCGCTGTCTGCACGGCCTATCTCATGCGGCACCGGGGACTCACCCTGGCGCAGGCCTTCCAG ACCGTGAAGAGCGCCCGGCCCGTGGCCGAGCCCAACCCTGGCTTCTGGTCTCAGCTCCAGAAGTACGAGGAGGCCCTGCAGTCCAGGTCCGGCCTGCCCCGGGACCCCTCTGGACAGTGA